One stretch of Brachyhypopomus gauderio isolate BG-103 chromosome 10, BGAUD_0.2, whole genome shotgun sequence DNA includes these proteins:
- the LOC143526148 gene encoding trace amine-associated receptor 13c-like, which yields MNITEYQHNMTVQFCFPNNNSSCRKEVRIGTGKIFLFTLLSLICVCTVFLNLLVIISISHFKQLHTPTNLLILSLAVTDLLVGLVVMPVNIMQLRDSCWYLGELACTVVLVINFVSTSASVCNMVFIAIDRYIAVSDPLLYSTKVTVCKMSLLIILGWSCSLLYDVIYFYCNDHLLEYQIMRRCHGECILITNSSWVTIDLTISFLCPCSVIIILYSVIFTLARHQAKAVRSVLNATSNRHTAKVSSSSNFKAAKTLGIVVGVYLALWIPFCLCSLSDGNMTLSLLWTVLTWLICINSSVNPLIYAIFYPWFRVSTKYILTCRVFNFSYSTLNLFPEQITAGKVNKKSTNSKKRVNK from the coding sequence ATGAACATCACAGAGTATCAGCACAACATGACAGTTCAGTTCTGCTTTCCTAACAACAACTCATCATGCAGAAAGGAGGTCAGAATAGGAACTGGGAAAATATTCTTGTTCACTCTACTGTCACTGATCTGCGTATGtactgtgtttttgaacctgctGGTGATCATCTCCATTTCTCACTTCAAGCAGCTCCACACTCCAACCAACCTGCTCATCCTCTCTCTGGCTGTGACTGATCTTCTCGTGGGTCTTGTTGTTATGCCTGTCAATATAATGCAACTAAGAGACAGCTGTTGGTATCTCGGTGAATTGGCATGCACAGTTGTTCTAGTAATCAATTTTGTCTCAACATCAGCATCTGTGTGTAATATGGTTTTCATTGCAATTGACAGGTATATTGCTGTCAGTGACCCTCTGTTGTATTCCACTAAAGTCACGGTGTGTAAAATGTCTTTATTAATAATTCTAGGCTGGTCTTGTTCTCTGTTGTATGATGTCATATATTTCTACTGTAATGATCATCTCCTTGAGTATCAGATCATGAGGAGATGCCATGGAGAGTGCATTTTAATCACAAATTCTTCCTGGGTGACTATTGATTTAACTATTTCATTTCTATGCCCATGTTCAGTTATAATCATCCTGTATTCAGTCATTTTTACTTTGGCAAGACATCAAGCTAAAGCTGTGAGATCTGTGTTGAATGCTActtcaaacagacacacagccaAAGTTTCCAGTTCTTCTAATTTTAAAGCAGCAAAAACACTGGGCATTGTTGTTGGTGTTTATCTTGCTCTCTGGATACCTTTCTGTCTATGTTCTCTGTCGGATggaaacatgactttgtcactGCTGTGGACTGTTCTTACCTGGCTTATATGTATCAATTCTTCTGTCAATCCCCTAATTTATGCTATATTTTATCCATGGTTTAGAGTGTCAACTAAGTACATTCTGACTTGTAGAGTATTTAATTTCTCATATTCAACATTAAATTTGTTTCCAGAGCAAATAACAGCTGGCAAAGTCAACAAAAAAAGTACTAATAGCAAGAAACGTGTGAATAAATGA